TGTTTTCCAAACCTAATTCTAGCTGAATTTCTCTGAATCACCTTTTGTGACACCATATTAACAAATACCACCACCTAACACAAACTGTTCTATAGAAAAACTGTAgttgaaagcaaggaggagctccTTTTTGAAAAGGATGGAGCCCACTGGACTAATCACACTTCTTGATAATAGCCAgtgtattcccacccacccaccgacccacacACAGGGGACTAGATCACTCATTCTGCTTGATTGGAACTGGTCTTAAAAGTAAAAATTTTCTCATGAAAGTTAGATCTTCCAGTAGCTATTAGCAATTAGTTATTTGAAACATCCATGTCCAGAAGTTCTAATGATCCAAGATTGTGGGAATGGCCATTGCCTTCAATTCCTTGTTCATAAACCTTCAGAAATATCTAACTCATCTCTGAAGGAGAGCATAATGCTGGACCGGAGGGATCTTTATCTGATCCAGGAAAGCCATTCTTTTAAGGAAGCCATGGCAACTATAGGAAGAGCAGCAGATAAAACAACTTCTAATTAATATATCTCCTGTTTAGAAAAATATCGTTCTGCCCTAATACATGAATCTGATTTATTAGGACGTACCAGCAAACAAATGCTTggtttttgtctttaaaaagcaaacattaaTCAAAACAATCCACTTCTGCCCCATTTAGGCATTACtagcctctttttttctctttttttttttttaaggaagtgcTATTGCTAATATAGTCAAATCATGCATCTTGTGGGGTGTGTTGTTTTGCAAGATAGTTAGTAAAGTTGTAATTTTTTTGAAAGCAAAGTCAATCTGCACACACCAAGAGGACAAGCGTTTTCCTAAGAAGACGATTATTATTGTATGTCTGACTTGTATTGCATTAGACAAAGGATTAAAGCTGGTGGTAGTGGAGTGGAAGCTCCACTGCAGTTGTCAAGTACCCAAAAGGCTGCCATAAAGCAGACAAAGAAATCTTCTCACTGAAGAATGTAGGTTTAAGCTTGCAGCAAAGCAGGCTTAGGTTGACTATCAGTAAACACTCCCTACTTCTAAAAACAGGCAATGGAACCCACTGGCAGGGCAGCTGAAGAATTTCCTTCcctgggtctttttttaaaaatacattgatgAGCATTAGTCAGATATGATGAAGTCTACAGAATCATATCTGTACTTCTAGAATAGAAAAACAGTAAGACCATATTATTATAATCAGGAGGAATTATTCTAATACTCCTGCATCTTGACAGTGATGTCAGTAATTACACAGACTGCAACTGTTGTAATATCAGATATGCAATGTggccctaagcatgtttattaaGAAATAAGTTCCAATGtgctaaatgggacttacttcctaatAAATGTGCTTTGGATTGCAGATTTAGAATCCAAGGTACTATTTCAAAAGGAACTCCATGCATGCAAACACCATGGCTCCTGTCTCGCTACTGAGTAATTTCATTTAAATCCAAAGAGTGTTCCATCAAAATCAGTAGTATttatctgcaaacatgttcatgAACTAACAGCAATTTGTGTTGTACTTAAATGCTTGTAGGTAAGAGCTGCATatcatttttcctcttcattttgtACCTATTTGCAGAAGCAGCATTATAATTTCAGCCTTTGTCAGCTACTTCCATGGAGTGAGGATGAGTTCAGCCTCAAAAAGCCCAGCTGATTTAATGAAATCTCATCTGTGTAGGCTGTTTGCCATACTTGAATATGCTGAAACGACGTGTGAAAGTGAAAAGTTGGAGAATCGTCAAGGCTCCCATTCACTGTTCTTTTgcaggcattaaaagaaaactttAGGCAGGCATTGAAAGAAATCTTTTTGCAAAATTCATTCACTGTGCAAGCCTCATCCTCATCCAGAAAAGGCTCTTATTTGAAATAAAGTGGACAATTAATAAAATTCTCTCTGTAAGTACATTCAGTGAATATCAGTCACAGTGATGACGATTCTCCAATACCAAACACcaaccttttttcttttagttCATCCTTATACATTTTCCATGTTGAAAACCTAACCTAGCACCTGAAAAATAGTTAAAGCCTTTTCAGATTTGATCTGTTAGAATGCAAGTAAAAGAGCAGATGAGAGAGGGAGGTAAAAGCGATCTTCAAAATGGTACTGAAAAGTAATGGGAACATTAATAAAATAGTGAATTACCCAACCTGTTTTGAGGAAGCCTTTCTCGGGGCACAAGAATTCAATTTGTTGAGTTATTCTAGTAAGGCTTTTCAATACAATTTTGAGTCTTGCCTCCCCTGTCCCTTTTGTATTTGATTCTGCCCACCTCTCTCACACTCCATCTACAAGTTGAGTGATCAACCTGCAGATAAAGAACATATGCAAAAGTCTCTTTCTATAGGAGTAACTGACAATGCAATcatattcagaaaaaaaacaaaTGCCAACATGATACCTGATCTGCAGACCCTGCTTTCCATTATTGTTTTACTGATCACAGATAAAAGCTAGTTAAGAActataaatgtattttataatCACCATAAAAACTATTTGAcatatacataaatgtaattaattttacCATAGAAATACAATTTTTGCTCTTAACCTTTCAAATTACTCTCCATTTTCTTCCATTCATATAAATATAACGATAAAACAAACAGGGTTCCAACGTCCAACTCCTCTGCTTGTTTTTGAGACCCTATCTATCAAACAACCCTGCCTCTGATTAATATACTTCTCTCTCAGGATCCCTAGAATCCACCATTTAGAAGCAGTAAAGGGAAGAGTAGAAGGAAGAGGATTTCACAAGCAAGCAATCTCTTGATACAATGTTGAATCACTTGTTTCCACACCAATTATAATTCTCTTGTTTTCAAGGGTTTTTTGtctttgtaaacacacacacacacacacaccacaatgacTAGAAGTTATTCAAGTACGATTATCATAATTAAAGTTGCACCAGCTCTGATTTTCCTAGGCACATTTCTAAAATTCATTTGTACACAGAGCCATAAAAACCTACATATAATATTGTTGTTAAAACCTTTGTGCAGTCTTTGTCTTTTAAGGAAGTGACAgtggacagagagacagagagagagagagagaagagaggagcTACAAAGGCCAACCTCCTGGGCACCAACATAGAAACAGTTCTAAATATTGTCAAAGGTTTTAAGAGCACAAATTATGCTACTTTTCTAGAATATAAAAAACAGCACAGTTCTATTACCATTAACAAAATGGTATGTGTACAAAATGCAGTTGCACAGTAACAACTAGACTGTACAGTTGGTAAAACCCCAATCTTTTTATACCCTTCTGCTAGATGTTGACAACTTTGCATATGATACAGAATGGTTGCCAAATAAATCCATTTCTTTCTATACCATTTTAAATAGTTATTTCATAACACTAGCTAAAGTTTTAACAGGTGCTCTAAGGTAATGGTTAAAACTTGTTAGtatgcaacaacaataacaaaacccAACTCCAAACCACCCTTCTCTGACACAGAGTGAAGGGTTCCAGAACATCAGTATAAACAATCCCTGACTGTCCTGATTCCAGTATCAAGGGTAGTGCATAGATCCAGTTTTCTGAACTGAGACGCTGCTTGCATTTCACTTTTTCTGGGAAGCCTGGAAGGCTTTCAGTTGCACCAGATACCATTCTGGTGCTTCTGGCCCATTTTGTCCAGTGGAACTGTGATCATATCCATAAGCCACTGTTAATTCTTCATCCTTCTCCACAGCCCTAGTAGTGCGAATACATTTAATCAGCCCAAATCGAGGATGAACAAACCTAGAAAGTAAGGAGGCATATACTGTTATTACCAGGAAAAGAAAACCATTTACTTGTTTCCATGAACATTTTAAATCTATCCCATGCATTTCTTCAAAATGTTTATTTGGctctttatgcattttattgatttatttataatacttatatactgcttttctacagATAtcaccaaggtggcatacaacaatgcacataaaaatacataaaacacattACTTCTTGATAAAATTGCTTTAGCAAGTCTCACACTTCTATTTATGaccagtgcaaccctatgcaaatTCACTCCCCGGAATTAAAAACCTTTATTGAGAACATCCAATATGTTTGGATGAATCACAGTGGTAGCCATGTCAGCCtatttttagaagaagaagatccCCATGGCAAGTCACAACCTGCTTTGGAAAGTCCACTCAGCTTCAACAGTGATTTACTATGCAGAATGGGAGGCTGCCATTCTAAAGATAGAAGCTGCAGACTCCACTGGACACACAAAAGTTGTGCAGTTCTTTGGATGCCAACCAAGAACAACCAATGTCTTTGAGCCCAGCAGAATTCACTTGAAGTGTTGCCTTAAGTTTCATTAAAACATGTTTGCAGTGCTAGGCTATTCTGAATATTCCTGCAAAACACTGACCTTCTAAAAGCAAACTTGTAAAAAATTATTTGCGTGAATTTCCCAGGTTGATGCTGGAGTAACAGAAGTATTCTGGAAATTCAACATATTACAAGTACTGTGGATAGTCCAAAACATATTGCATTGTTCTTCCAAATGACCACGTGGCTTGTCTTTCTACTTATCCACCACAACCTATATTCAACAGCACCCCAAAGGTCTAAAATTGAAAAACCTCCTACTGCAGTCAATTGCTCCTGGGCTCTCTTCTCCCCTTCTCTGTAGATGCCTAACCATATTTTCCCATCAAACCATCTTGCTCGTGCCTAATTTATACAGCTCCATTTAAAGAAGTCAGAGGTTTTGTCATGCAGGGACATACAAAGGCCACGCCCGTTCACACAGTTAACAGGAATAATTGTGGACTGTCTCATCTGAATGGCTGTCTATCCCGGGGTTAGTTTAATTGCACAAGTAGCCTAAGAAGTTTGCTCGGATACCAATATAGTTTTAAGAGCACCAATAAAGTGACATAAGGCATTCCCCAGAATTTCCTGCAATGTCACAGAAGTTGTTGGGGTAAAACTTATTTCAAATGCATGTTGAAATGCATCTCAGCATCTTCAGAAAAAAGATCTTGAGACCTACCTCTGCTACTGTACACTGTCACCATTTGGGGACAGCAAAGCCTTCATGTTTAGAGCACGAGGGTATCTTGGCAAGACAGTGTCCTTTTCCAGGAATGCTTTCCATGCTTTCAATTGTACACTGCAGCAATTTCTAATGCAATTGAATTAATGATGCTTGGATTTTGTCTGTTATCACAAGTTATGCATAGAACAGTGTATTATTGGGCTAAGTTCCAACATTTCAAAAGCAGCATCTGGTATCTAATAGAAGTTTAATACTTACGTCTCATAAACACAGTTAGGTGTGAATGAGTGGTTTGCCTTGTGCCCTGATGAGGCACTGTATTTGGCTGCATGGTTATAGGGTTCTGGCACATCTATGACTGTTTCATCATCAAGGGATATTGTATTTCCATTCAAAGCCCAGTCCCTGCTGTCCACCTAATATTCAAAACAGATAGTATGACAGTGTTAACTCCATGAGTCTTGTTTATGGCAAGTATCCCCACAAATTCATCCTTAATATTTCCCCAAACAAACTGGGAAGGAGAAGATAAGCCAGTTCTCAAAGTGACAAAGTGATATTTTAATGTGAAGTGTGTATCTATGGCAaatcttatttttttctttctgtaatGGAGGGCTTCCCTCTGTGTCCACCCCCCTCTATTCATGCCACAGGTCATCCAGGAAAGAGATTGGTAGACATCAGGCTTGTGAGAACTACTTTGCTTTTTGaccagaaccctgagatccaccagtcAGGGACTGGTacaaaatacataatacatagaattaaagaattctaaacccaggaatttgttttgagtaccaggaCCAAATGGATCTCACAGCTCTTCCACACATAAAACTACTCCTGGTTACAGAATATATATCTTTTTCATTTCAGTGGTATAATTTAGGGCAGATGGgaggtcattttgttgctgctcttGTTAAGTAAATGGAAGTCAGAAATCCTTCTtgatctatggccatagctagacctaaggtttatccctggatcatccaggggtcaaacctgttcatctaggtgacacacaggggatccagtgctcaggcaggggcgaaccctggatgatcccaggataaaccttgggtctagctgtggcctatgtcaacTAACTgagagatctactagtagatctatAGGACAGAGAACTCACAGGACACTCACTCCACGAGTTCGCCGAGCACCTCTCAGGAAGCCCTATTCCAGGAGCCAGCCTGGCTGAGTGCTCAGCAAAGCACATATtatggggcctccggaaagtatGCAATTTCCCaggcacacacccctccccacaccaatcatggccttaaagccCCTCTtaataagagggcctttaaggccacaatcagcatgggggagggagaaacatgatttccccagtattttttgCCTCAATGCTACTGGTGGCCTTAAAAGCCTCCatcagcattggggggggggggaagaactctagtggagggagaaaatatatgTTTTCCCCTGCTACATTAATGTCagtcaccattaatgcagcagagcGTAAGGTCAAAGAGTTTGTGCAGGGCTGGGCGGAACTGAATTCTGCCcagacctgcaccccctttgtcctttgGCAGTGATGGGGCAAAATTCCGCCAGCCACATCCACTGGGCCCCATGAGGGCCACACGCACGGCATCCACTGCCCTCGTgagcccaggcagattttcatcCCATCACtaagtagatctagatctactttctgcccatccctgatcctggagagaaagatttttttttttcatcctagAGTTATGAGTGGCCTTTGTCTGGTCCAAATTCTAATGAGTTTCCAGAATGCCTCCAAGATACTAAATCAAGTATATCATAAAATCAATGCATTTATACTCAGTCCTTGTGAATAATGGAACATTTGAACATCATAGCCAAGTGTATGGTAACAAGAAGGTTTCTAAAATGAAGTATTTCAGAAACAGCAATGAAGTTCTCTCTTCACTTTACCTCCTGATGCGTAATTCGTACGCCATTGTAGAAGGACATAACTGTGCCAGCTTCAGCAGCTACTTTAGTAAACAACCCTTCTCCAGCACTGGAAATGAGAGATGTATCTACATATACCCTGATAAAAGGAAAGAGTAAAAATCAAGTATAATGTCATACTACTCCATATATGCACACTGATATTTCTAAGATAAATTATATTGCCCTGTGTACATTTGAGAATCTACAAGCAAAATTCAGTTAGTTAATTTTGGAGTCATGTTTATTGTTTAGATGGAAACTCCAGGGTCTACCACCACTATAAGTACAATGGGACTCCACAGTCCAACATAAATAAGTATTCCAATCAAGTATTCCAATCAAACTAGCTGTTCCTGAAATGCCCctggaaatgttcatttccagAATAGGACACGGTCAATGGAGCTCCCTTCCGTGACCTCTGCTAACctaccccattccagaaactagtgttACTCCACTACTGTGCAGGAACTGTGTAACATACTGCCCATAATCTGTCCAAAGTTGTATTGCAAAACTACCCGAATAGTCAGCACGTTTCTTCAATATAATAACCTCTATGTTAAGTTAGTAATTACCCCAAACAGCAGAAAAAGATAAATAAGAACATTTCAAATGGCAGAGCAAATataaacatcttttaaaatatttcaaagtaaaaTAAAGCACCTCTAAATTAAGATATAGCACAGCTAAACATCAGTCAATGATGGTACTATAAAGAAGCATGGTACTTAATTATTCTCTCTTTGGTGCCTAATATTTTCACAAAGAAAAATCCAAAGTATCGTCTTCTTATTCAACTGATTAGTCAAAGAGACTACTCAAAAGAGAACGGGACTCTGCATAATAAAGATCACCTTCTGAACAACCAAATACAAGTGTGAGATTTGTGttttggggggatggggagaagaaGAAACACTTGATTTTCACCCTTCTATGCTTTAAGTTCCTTAAAAGTAACTTTCAAGAAAGACAAAACAGTGGTCTCCTATTGTTATATTTTTCATGCTCGCATGTTTTAAGGAAAACATTTCAATTCAATGAAGCCCATGCAAGACAACCATCAAGTTAAAGGGCTAATCTGACAAGCGATTTACCCACAAGTAGTCCTGTTTGTCATTTCGAGGAATGAAGAGATGCTGAATAATGTCCTAAAATGTGAAGCAAAACTACCAAATAGTTTCTTTGCAAATATTGAAGCATAATTTTATGTATATAAAATTATTCTACCTCTCTGATTCATAAGGATCAGGAAGAAGTGCATTTGTAGAAATGCAGGATGAAGTAGATTTATCAAAACTGTACACTGGGCCTAAAAAAAACCAGTACAGGAAATTAATGGACAATATTAAAATGCAGGTCTCTTTCTTATTAAAGTGTTATGCATTCAATATACAATTATAAGGATATTTAGCTTTTcaaaacaagatttaaaaaatcttatttaGGCCTATTCTAATATTGAATAAAACAGCACTTTGCATACAATTATTCCACCcttttttatttctcttcccAACTGTAAGAAGAGTACAGGCATCTTTTTTGTTACAAAGATTTCAGGTTTATACAAGTTAAAACGCTTCctacattattttaaataaattttgaaaGGAGGTCCCTTTTGCACAAGAATGCTGTACACtcacttctctctccctcccctccccgcaaaaACACCCTTGCTCCAATCAACAACATTTACAACTATTTAAAtatcactgaagtcaatggaacttaaaCAAGCAGTGTCTCTACAACTGATTAAGCTGGGAGTCCGTAAGATGCGAATAATTTCTCAAGTAATCTTTTAGTACTtcagtaaataaaattaatatactTCTAGCGTTAGAATTCCAAGGTAAAATGACATTATTTAAAGGAGGAAAGAAATAATGTATTTCCCTTTGATTCTCAATTAATATAAGAACTGGGAACATAATGTAGAACATAAAATTATATTCTTTGtttatatggttttttaaaaatatcaaaatttTGATGTTTCTCTTCAATAAACTTAAAACAATTACATGTGGAACAGGCAGGTAAGAAAGCTAGATGACTAAAGATTGATAAGAAATGTTTTCCTTAGTAACCAAAAATGGACCTATACTCTGAACACCATCAGCCTTGTACAGAGTGCAATTATTTTCTACTATCATAGTGTAATTTGTGCTCAAAGCTTCATTCCAAACAATTTGGAATCACAGATCTACAGGTTTTAAAAAGATTTCTCTTGCATTTAGCCCTACATAATACTGTCAAAAATGGGAGCAACAATTCCTCCCTCAAAGAAACCCAAAATGCCTGCAGGATTCCTGGAGCGATccctggtggcagcagtggctagACAAGCAGTACAGGGGATTGCTCCCTCCttgccttcctcccccctcccctccattcccTATGCAGCAGGAGACCTAATTGCAGTAGGTGTGGTGGGTTGGAGAAAGGCAGGAGATCATGAAgtggccttcaagaagcagcagcCCAAGGAAGGCCCTACACACTCATCTGCTAAACAAAATGTTGGCTCAGGGTTTGGGGAACCACAGAAAATAGGCCAAGTTTAGAAGGGTGGCCGGAGTTCAAATTTCAAAATGATTGAGAAATACTGCTACATGTTCTTGCTTTGTAAATGAAGTATGAACACTATAGGCAGGATCCAATAGGAGCCTTGAACGTGCTGCTTGTGGCCACGATGTAGCACTTTCGCGGGTAAGCcacgaaatgagcagaaacactcgtttctggaaggtGTGACCTGCCCCTTtcagaaacgagcatttccactcaCTTTGGGGCTTGCCCCCATAAGCGCTACATCATGGCTGCAAGCAGTAGGGGTGCGGGGTTGCGGATCAGAACTGATGGTCCTGGCCATGCATAGAATGGTCAATATTGCCTCCCCATTTGTACTTATTTCTCATCTTATTAATAAAGAGATTACTATAATTAGCAACAGTGAAAAGGGAAATGTTGGAGAAAACTCTTTACATACTAGGCCAGATTAAGAtagctcccagagcagcttttcaCTCTACATTTTGTTGTTGGGTATGTATATCCAAGTTCAAAATACATATGCCCGCAACAATTGTGAATGCTACATGCATACTTACATCATGACTTGTCTTTGCAAAGTATATAGGAATAGAAACTATAAGAGGGCTTTGCCTTGAAGAATGGCACATAAATACTTTAAACATAACTAACAAAATGGGAAAGAATCAGGACCCACTTCTATGATTTTTTCTAAGGAAAGTGACAAACTGAAATGTGACTCAGCTGACACAAGGCGTGTGTACTTTGTACTCCAAAATGTTAAGTGAAGTGATGCTAAAATATCACTACAAAGGTAGAAAGTTATTCTGCTTCAGAGCAGTGTACCCTACCATCTGTATCAATTAATTTTGCCAACACATGTCACAACcattactgttttttttaaataaagattaTTTTGCAAATTTCTCTAGATACAAAAGCTGAAAGAGAGcaatatgggtgggtgggggggagaatgaaAAAATTGTTGGTTTGAATATATCTTCAATAAGGTATGCATGTGTGCACAGCTGCCACATAATAAAACACTGTACGTCAAGGAAAACTTACCACCTGGCAGCACTTCAAATTGTGGCTTTCCCTCTTCTATGGATATAAGAGTTGCTAACTTTGCTTCTAACATTTCACCATCTATGA
This genomic stretch from Elgaria multicarinata webbii isolate HBS135686 ecotype San Diego chromosome 10, rElgMul1.1.pri, whole genome shotgun sequence harbors:
- the SETD7 gene encoding histone-lysine N-methyltransferase SETD7, whose translation is MDSDEETLEETVEGALDEDGMPHGFCTVSYSSTDRFEGNFVHGEKNGRGKFFFFDGSTLEGYYVDDGLQGQGVYTYEDGGTLHGTYVDGELNGPAQEYDADGRLIFKGQYKDNIRHGICWIYYPDGGHLVGEVNEEGEMSGEKIAYVYPDGKMAYYGQFIDGEMLEAKLATLISIEEGKPQFEVLPGGPVYSFDKSTSSCISTNALLPDPYESERVYVDTSLISSAGEGLFTKVAAEAGTVMSFYNGVRITHQEVDSRDWALNGNTISLDDETVIDVPEPYNHAAKYSASSGHKANHSFTPNCVYETFVHPRFGLIKCIRTTRAVEKDEELTVAYGYDHSSTGQNGPEAPEWYLVQLKAFQASQKK